Proteins encoded by one window of Lathyrus oleraceus cultivar Zhongwan6 chromosome 1, CAAS_Psat_ZW6_1.0, whole genome shotgun sequence:
- the LOC127115383 gene encoding GDSL esterase/lipase At5g45910-like, which produces MTYNNNMKFLILFSLTFIFRNVLSNVNPLPYEAIFNFGDSISDTGNEATLHPPMPINSPYGSTYFKHPSGRLSNGRLIIDFIAQAYGLPFLPAYKNLIEGQDITKGVNFAFAGATALDFNYFNKSMVALPGTNNSLSVQLKMFKRLKPSLCKNKKDCRNYFKKSLFLVGEIGGNDIFSHITPKFSNFRNLIPLVVNKITETTISLIKEGAVEIVIPGNFPVGCSASLLAVVNTNNTKNYDEFGCFKAFNTVIQYFNDNLIYSITTLRETYPDVKIIYFDYYNNAKRLYEEPQKYGFDKDETFKACCGGGGPHNFDPRMGCGSPNTTVCSDPSKNINWDGVHFTEVAYKLLAKGLVEGPFAYPSLKPAPFQIA; this is translated from the exons ATGACTTATAATAATAACATGAAGTTCTTAATTCTCTTTAGCCTCACTTTTATATTCAGAAATGTACTTTCAAATGTCAATCCTCTTCCCTATGAAGCTATATTTAATTTTGGTGATTCAATAAGCGACACAGGAAATGAAGCAACTCTTCACCCACCTATGCCTATCAATAGTCCTTATGGATCAACGTATTTTAAACATCCCTCAGGACGTTTGTCAAATGGACGCTTGATTATAGATTTCATAG CTCAAGCATATGGATTGCCATTTTTGCCAGCCTATAAAAATCTCATTGAAGGCCAAGATATCACGAAAGGAGTGAACTTTGCATTTGCTGGTGCCACTGCActtgattttaattatttcaATAAAAGTATGGTTGCTCTACCTGGAACTAATAACTCATTGAGTGTTCAACTTAAGATGTTTAAGAGACTCAAGCCTTCACTATGTAAAAACAAAAAAG ATTGTCGTAACTACTTTAAGAAATCATTATTTTTAGTCGGAGAAATTGGTGGAAATGATATTTTCTCTCATATTACACCAAAATTTTCAAACTTCAGAAATCTTATTCCCTTAGTGGTTAATAAAATTACAGAAACAACCATA TCATTAATCAAAGAGGGAGCTGTAGAGATAGTTATTCCAGGGAACTTTCCAGTGGGGTGTAGTGCCTCCCTTTTGGCAGTGGTGAATACTAATAATACAAAAAACTACGATGAATTTGGATGCTTTAAGGCATTTAATACTGTCATACAATATTTTAATGACAATCTAATCTATTCTATAACTACATTAAGAGAGACTTACCCTGATGTCAAGATAATATACTTTGACTATTATAATAATGCCAAACGTTTGTATGAAGAACCGCAAAAATATG GTTTTGATAAGGATGAGACATTCAAGGCATGTTGTGGAGGCGGTGGGCCACATAATTTTGATCCAAGAATGGGGTGTGGAAGTCCTAATACAACTGTTTGCTCTGACCCTTCTAAAAATATAAACTGGGATGGAGTTCATTTTACAGAAGTAGCATATAAACTATTAGCAAAAGGATTAGTTGAAGGACCTTTTGCATATCCCTCACTTAAACCAGCTCCTTTTCAAATAGCCTAA